The following are encoded together in the Schistocerca americana isolate TAMUIC-IGC-003095 chromosome 6, iqSchAmer2.1, whole genome shotgun sequence genome:
- the LOC124619689 gene encoding uncharacterized protein LOC124619689: MQVRCIVLRTKIEILHSVLCSGVWTLPMHEKRRKSYLWGFFTVQKSDGANKFAQCGICDRTLRFTTSVTNLRKHLERKHPTSLSLCRQRTTAASSAISRAVSDDIDHGVNGQDDQQSVYSSTHIVHYQSHEPIEHSSKVETSKDTASESETSTSMFEITDDRTMPSVSASSAVLSSVGTKRKWREFKNDRHLTGPREQFSSPLKENDEFDLFGMSIAAKMRKMSRTNDIQCIIAEKLISEVVYHGQLKSLTFDTVIKVSEKDIN; encoded by the exons ATGCAAGTGCGATGTATTGTGTTACGGACAAAAATAGAAATATTGCATTCAGTTTTGTGTAGTGGCGTGTGGACGTTACCAATGCACGAAAAAAGAAGAAAGTCATATTTGTGGGGATTTTTTACTGTACAAAAAAGTGATGGCGCTAACAAATTTGCACAGTGCGGTATTTGCGATCGAACTTTACGTTTCACGACGTCTGTGACTAACCTGAGAAAACATTTAGAGCGAAAGCACCCTACAAGTTTATCGCTTTGCAGACAACGCACCACAGCTGCATCATCAGCTATATCTAGAGCAGTTTCTGATGATATTGATCATGGTGTCAACGGGCAAGATGATCAGCAGTCTGTATACTCTTCCACACACATTGTTCATTACCAGTCACATGAGCCTATTGAGCATTCCTCGAAAGTTGAAACTTCGAAG GACACCGCAAGTGAATCTGAGACTAGCACCTCTATGTTTGAAATAACAGATGACCGTACAATGCCGTCAGTGTCTGCTTCATCTGCTGTATTATCTTCAGTTGGTACTAAGAGAAAGTGGCGAGAATTTaagaatgacaggcatcttacaggACCTCGTGAGCAGTTTTCCTCACCTTTAAAGGAAAATGATGAATTTGATCTCTTTGGGATGAGTATTGCTGCTAAAATGCGTAAAATGTCAAGGACAAATGACATACAGTGTATCATTGCAGAGAAACTTATCTCGGAGGTAGTATATCATGGACAATTGAAGTCTCTTACATTTGACACTGTTATTAAAGTTTCTGAgaaagatattaattaa